In the Xiphias gladius isolate SHS-SW01 ecotype Sanya breed wild chromosome 7, ASM1685928v1, whole genome shotgun sequence genome, CCAACAAAGGAAAAGTGTGGCGGGGAGAGGGTTTCCGAAGCTCCCCAaccatctgacaagcacttcGAACGGAGAATACCAGCCCCTCAATGTGAAAGTACAGGTAGGTCAGCAGCGTCTGCTGTATGACAGTATGGTATATGACTGTTCCGCCTGATTCATTTTCTACTCTGTTGCGCAAACTCTTGCTTAGTAAACATCCACTTTATCCATCACTTTCCTCTCCGTATGGTTCAAACTCATCCTCATGCATTAATGGTACAGCGGAAGCTCAAATCTTCAACATAAATTTGGAGCCTGGTGGATTTGTCAACTGCAGCCACCTTCTGTGATTAAGCTCCCTGTTGCTCTCAATAATGGCTTACATCCatatatgtttaaaatgtgaatcTTTTTCTTGCACAAATGCTGTAGTTAATACTTATCATTGCAAATTGAAAAGTTACTTTTAGCAGTTAAGTCTATAAATCTTCCCATATCAGCAACACAAACTAAATCTTGGTGTAAAAGAGTGATGCGGGCACTTAAATATCAAGTGCAATGAAGTGTAATACCTACCATATACATAGAGGATGTAGTCATCGTAGGCCTCTCCCACAGCATTGGACGCCACACAGCGATAGGTGCCGTTGTAGGACTTGTTGAGGTTCTCGATGTAGAGATCGGAGCCAGTGACCACAGCGTGAGGCGGCACATCCTCGTCTACTCTCAGCCAGTTGATCTGATGGGGACTGGAGAGCACAAATACCACACACATCACTCAAGCGCTGTCTATCCACGCTAGAAATCTGAAATAAAGGTCAAATCTGGGTTCGTCCGAGGAAGGCCATTGGCAGTGCCTGTCTAATGATGTCCTTTATAAAGCATGCTAACAACTGGTAACATTTAAATGGTGCAATAGAATGTAAAGTTAAGGGGTGCTAGGACTGGCAGAAAAGGGATATACAGTGGAAAGTATGAAACTAAACAGAAATTCCAATGTGTTTTGAAGTGTATCTATATGTGTGATACTCACTGTGGTTTTCCTTCTGCGATACACGTCAAATCTAGATTGTCACCCTCTCTGGTTAAACCTTCAGGATATGTCACCAGAATCTTCACTTCTGGTTTatctgaagataaaaaaaaagaagaagaatacaTACAGTGATCCAGTGTCATGAGTTATGACAAACCAGTTTTTCTCCCCTCATACCTGAAGCCAAAGCAAAAGTTAAGCGATCATTGGGATCTGCCGTGAAGTGTTGTGAGAAACAGGCTtctaaatgaaaagcaaaaacagccGAGAGTGAAACATAGCGGAGGATGAAATGATTATCCCTTGTGCTCAGTAGACATCCAGTGAGTCTGCAGTACCTTTcagcaaaaatgattttttactCTTATCAATGCTAGCCAAAGattaccaaaatgtcaagcGGTTCCAGTCaagctttctctttttccttgaaaggtcagacaaaacagttgtctacctgaaaaaaaatattaacattctACACAGACTACAAAAGGGTACACCTTAACCTTTCTTTGATGTTTAACAGTGCAAGGCAGCCTGTATTACCTCTTTGATTAATGCACCATTTAAAGAACACCTAAACGTCATTTGACACCTGGCGACTGTATCCCATGGCCCGAGGCCTTAGTACACTGTAAGACAAGAATGCCAGCACTGCATGATCATTAGATAACGGTGTATGGCAgtggaaaacacacagtacatctAGGATCCAAACTGGGATGCATCCTAAAGAGCTGCTCCTAGTTTGGAGATGTTCTTCATCTCTCTGTAGCTGTTTTGCCTCTTTGTAgtaattttgtgtctctttgtggtcatttggcTTCTCTTGGTTgtcattttggtcattttgcttATCTTTGTGGTTGTTCTGTCCCTCTTTGCAGCTGTTTTGTCTTTCcatgtcattgttttgcatcTATATAGCTGTTTGTAtatctttgtagtcattttggaTCTCTTTGTAGTGGCTTGGTGCCTCTGTATAGTCACTTTGCATctctttgcagttgttttgagtctctttgtggtagtttGCACCCCCTTATAGtataatatttacatatgaTTGATTCtcctacaagaaatgtttacagTTATTTCAAACAGAGGCTCTGACCCAGGGACCCTCTGCGCCCAGTAGGCCTGACCAGTAAGCCATCCATGCCCATAAATCACAAAAgccacatttttggaaagtatACCAAGTTAACATATACCAGaatagaggggaaaaaaaattcaaaaattgccaaactttttcttttttttggcaataTATACATAATCCCATAGATCGTTGCTGTTGTATTAAcagaggtgattttttttaaaaacccattttaTCCTTGAAACTAGTTTGTGTGCATCTCCTTGTAGTTGAAAGGTCAGTTAAGCCAAAATCTGTGCCCCCACCTCCACCATgatgaaataaccaaaactctTACGTATATTTTTGATTCTGTGAAAGAGGAATAAATGTACCTCTAGTGACTGTCAAAGGTCCTGTCTGTGTTGCTTGCTTGTCTAGATGTAAGCTGGTAATTTCTGTTATTGTGcctgtaatttttttgtctgtttactgAGTTTTCAAAGAAGTTGACTGTTGACTGACTAAATTTACgaatatcattattttataactttaaaacactgatttttattgTTAGTCGCTACATTTGAATCATCAGAAGTGTCTATTTAGGCATATGGTATCAGCAAATGCCATAGCCCCACCAATATGTAGTTTTGGTAGGGCAATCTCTGGCGCTGTCTATGGGGCCTTGGTCTAGTTCTAGGCTTGAATAAGTACGGTTTTAGGTCACTCACATAGAACTTCCAAGTGTCTTTGAGCCAGGAGGTCCTTTGCAGCTGGATGGTCAATGATGCAGTCCACTGGTACTCCATCATCCTCTTTGGTGACAGAAAATTTTACCCGGCTGGTGACAGTAAAAATCCTGTCATACGTCTCCTCAACTGTTGTCTCACCTAGAATAACCATCACAAGCAGGACAGGGAAAAAAGTTCACTGCTAAAgctcaaaaaacaaatctgaaatccTGCAGCAACACCAAGTTGCAGTTACCACAATGAGCAAATAGTTATAGCTATTAAGAGCACATTACCTGTCAAACTGGAGTGACTTTGAAtggcatttacatttaatttatgaTTCAGTGATGTGGTGCCCAAACTAGACTTTAGAGGATTCAGGTGGGCCAGAGGCCTTCAATTCAGCGAGGAGCGGCTGGTTCATATCAGCCTGATAATGACTGCCTCTGCAGCTTGTGGGCTGAGCATTGTTGGGGCTAACCCTGCAGTAATCTGCTGCCCACTAGGCCCTAGACTGTCAGAGGGGCATTCATTTACAGAGTATTACAATGCCACAGGGGCATCGCATTAGCCGCAGTACTGAGTGTGATGGTTTACTCGCACTTAATGAAGTGAGGAAATAATTACAGCCCCACTCTGACCTGCAGCACACTTCCATTTCAGCCTTGTCACAGGGGAGCCCAGCTGGACTAAGGGAGGGCAAAACACTGTTGTTCCACAGTTGATGATCACCAATACACACATATGTGGCCTCTTGATGGATATTAACCCCATTTAACACACACCTACCCACCCAAGAGCTGCCTACATAAAATTTAAAGTACTGTGATCAGTGAGTGGTCAATGAGCTTGAGGGCATTAAATTTGACCACTCTGCCAAGTGCGGTGAGAAAACAGGCTGTTTAAAAAGCACACTGATTGTTGGAGAACAGTAAGTAATATCAGaatcataatgataataaacagcagaaataaaaaggtgtgtgactgtgtgatgagaacaaatttaaaaaaaaaaaaaaaaaggcttttgtttATAAACTGTGATTATCTTGGTATTTGTTATAGAATCAGCCAGATGGCAAACAGAGCTGACTGGCAAATAGTTAATTTAAACACATTAAGGCCCAAAATGAGTAAAGACATTAAGGGATGTAGAAAACATAATGTACTGTAaggataaaaatatatatccaatgttcttcatttcttttccccTAGTAAGCTGTTGACTATAGCCATCTAAGTAATTTGACTTCACTCTAAAACGGCACTCCAAACATTAACGTAACACACATCAAATTAGTTCATCCAAAACATCTTTAGTTAAAGTAGAGTGCTGTGATCAGTGTTAGCAATCTCAGAACAATGCCATCTTGTTCCTTGACAAATAACCAAAAGTAAGAGCAATTACAAAGAATGAAACTCAAAAATAGGTCACATTTGTAAGGTGAACGATGGTGTTTCCAAGAGCTGGATGAAGTGGAGTATGAGTGGAAGGGTTGTGGTGATCagtcttttttccccttagCCAGTCACAGTTGTCTCATACCAATTGCAGTGCTGCATTACTATATTGGCACAAAAAAAGGCTTCTTCAAATAGGAAAATAATGTCGTGTACAGGAACGTCAGAGTGGCATAACGCAAACATGTGATAAGGCTAAATCATTATCTCAATattaatataatgtattatattatatattcaatctcaatataatataatgtattttcccatatttaaaataaaaaatagtgagacaatgccaaatatttgcaaatttcagcctctcaaaggtttttttgtcatatattgatacaaaactaaatattttggagtttttgacgaatacaagacatttgaagaagttACCTTCAGCTCTGCGAAATTGTGTGAgcattttttgacaattttggGACATGTCATGGATGGATGAAAATAATCGGTTACAGCCgtaatatctatatatctatatctatatatctatatatatatctaaatatCAAGATATGGAAAATAAAGACTTGGTTATGTTTCATGACTGTCACAGTGgaaactttggaaaaaaaacagagctgctTCTGTGCAATGTCAATGAAAATAGCACCATTCTGCCTCGTACTACCTTGTCTGCAATGAAAGTCCGATGATGTTGTGCCTGTCATTTGTCCTCTGCACCATACAAAATACCAAAGGGACAGGCAAAACATTCATCAAGGTCAGGAAAATAGCACTACTTGCAATCGTCCCAGtgctgtcattaaaaaaaacaaagagtccTTAATTTGACTTATGGTATCAATTATGTGTGGTAATGATTCTTCTTACAAAGTAGTTTTAAGGCCAACAAATACTTGTCAATTATCAGTGTCATCCAAACCCAGATGAGGAAAACAACTGTGGATCAGGTCGTGGAAGGTCTCCAATCTGAATGCAGAGGAGATCTGAGTGTTGCAGCAGATACGTCATATCAAATGCTCTTGTGAGCATCAACCACTGATGAGGCATAGCAATCAGGCATGGCCTCTTCTCAGGgtgacattttctttcagtcagcTTCTCACCCAGACCTTCTGCCTGCCATTACACTGCAGAACAGCCAGTGCTACACTACTGCTTCGACAGTAGTATAGCACTGGCATTACCATTAATAAAGCAGGCTAAAATTAAGATAATATAAATGCCAAAATCACATGGGATCAATATGGAATACTACTTGTGCCAATAGAAAAGTGAATTGTAATTATGTGctttaaattttgtgtgtgattaCAAACTTGAATATTACGCGCTCTCTAAAAAAGggttttgacagatttttgttCCCAAGGTCAAAATTGAAACAACATGTTCAAGCTCTTATGAAACTTAAATAAGTAAATTTTAAACAATagtaaaaaagtgaaaaagcttttatttgatCTGCTAAGAGATTCCCAATAATGATTTTTCCTGAATGCTGCTTGTTGCCCTAATCCAAAATCTttcaaaactgaattttaaatgtcagctttaatggttgtgtgtatcttttaaaaatgtttgcaaatagCCTTACAGTTTAAGTAGTTTTCcatcaaatcaaaactgaaTATATCTtactgagttaaaaaaaaaaaaaaaacacaaggtctTCTAAGTGTTCAAAATTCTGATTAAATCTCATGCATGCAATTtcacataacataaaaaaattaacaaacacatCATTTAAATGCAGCTGTCCAATGGAACAAATACCCTCCTGTACTTTAGCAGCGGTAGCAGCTGAGCACTGGGATCTGctacatttaaataatattgCAGCTGTCATTTATGCTAACAAGCATTTTGCCACCTTGTGTGTTGAGTCTATCTCAAGCAACAGCCCATCAGTCCTGTATCTGCCAGCATGATAAATGGTTGCAAAACCAATTCTGCCAATTTGAAAGTGTGTTAGAATTAGCCAGCAAATGTATTTCCTGCCATTATGGCTGTCTTGCAGACAAATAGATGTAAGACAAACATGATCACAGAGATTCTATAAAACCAGTGCTATGTGTGCCTTTTAATCTCAATACTAATGAATTGTTTAGCGCGTCCATAATGAGTAGTGATTTGTGTTTCCTGGGGTACAGGAGGACACGACTCTCTGGCTCTGCTTATGTATCCACTGCCACTATGGATTAGCCCCACTCAGCATGTCAGTGGCATTTCGCTGATCTAACCATCCTgttgtctctccctcccctaCACAACACTCGACAACTCATAAACAGAAATTGACTTCGACTCCTGTAGGGAACACTGGAGGCACAGATGGCATTTAGCTTCAGATTCGCTCTTGTCTAAATATTTCATCTCTCAACAAGCCAAATGAATCCTCTCCATTCTAATACATATATAATTTGACAACAAGCCCAGAGATATCCACTCTGTGTAAATATGATATGACTAAAATGAATATCCTCCCTTGCTGTACAATAAGtgcataatgaataattgaTGACCCCTAATCATAACTGAGAGGTAATAAGGATTTTTCACCACCCCATATTATATACCCCTCTCTACAATAGCCTGCGGCTGGCCAGAGGATCTGAAATGAAGACGAAATGTGCAAATACAAGTTCATAATCATTTTTACCATGTATAGGTTTAAGTTAATACGCAAAGAATTAGGTTGTCTTAAAAACATATTCCACCAGCAGGCAAAGTGTAACTAAATGttcactgtaaatatttgggcaattttaaatctaaacaagaagctctgaaatgaaaaatacagtatgaaattGGCTTAGAGGCAAAGGTGTTGTAAAATTTATGAGAGACATAACATGAGCCTGGATTGCAGCTCTTGCAGCTCTGAATGTATATTTGATCATTACATAATGTAGCTGAGAAAGAAGCCCAGGCTTAAAGACAGGAGATTTTTTAACACgggttaagaaaaaaaaaagaaaaaagaaaaagaaagaatgaactGCCCTCCACCAGCTGTATGTGTCAGGCATGATTATCGTCCTTTACATGTCAGTCAACATAATCAGTACGCCACACATTAATGTTTTATAGTATAACTACCTTTTGTTCACAGAGGAAGTGCGTCCAGAGACCAGGACTTGTAGGGAGGTGGACAGGCCTGGACCATGGGAAGCAAACTGGGGGAGGCTGTTATTCTACTGACCTGTCAGTTCTTCCTCCCCTTTCATCCATCTGATGGAGGCAGCTGGCTTGCTGCCCATGGCTGTGCAGGTGAGCTCTGTCTCGTTCCCCTCGCTGACCACATCCTCACGGCTTTCAATGATCGGGCTGCCTGGCGGGACTGACCCCCAGCAACAGCAATGGTCAGAAAGACACCAGCGTGACAACAtttatacacacgcacacaacatTTGGTAACACTTAATATTAATGGtacaaaacacatatttgagTACTGCATGAATGCCTGTTTCTCAGATAATCAATTTATGCATTTTAAGTCACAGTTACTTCTG is a window encoding:
- the cadm1b gene encoding cell adhesion molecule 1b isoform X3, whose product is MAITGSGSLAVSLSVFVISAAFLPKGAAETVTVEGQNLATDNVSVIEGETATISCRVKNNDDSVIQLLNPNRQTIYFKDVRPLKDSRFQLVNFSDNELRVSLSNVSLSDEGRYVCQLYTDPPQEAYADITVLVPPGSPIIESREDVVSEGNETELTCTAMGSKPAASIRWMKGEEELTGETTVEETYDRIFTVTSRVKFSVTKEDDGVPVDCIIDHPAAKDLLAQRHLEVLYKPEVKILVTYPEGLTREGDNLDLTCIAEGKPHPHQINWLRVDEDVPPHAVVTGSDLYIENLNKSYNGTYRCVASNAVGEAYDDYILYVYDAPTTIPTPTTNPVNTQALVHVRCWLVSNVV
- the cadm1b gene encoding cell adhesion molecule 1b isoform X4; the encoded protein is MAITGSGSLAVSLSVFVISAAFLPKGAAETVTVEGQNLATDNVSVIEGETATISCRVKNNDDSVIQLLNPNRQTIYFKDVRPLKDSRFQLVNFSDNELRVSLSNVSLSDEGRYVCQLYTDPPQEAYADITVLVPPGSPIIESREDVVSEGNETELTCTAMGSKPAASIRWMKGEEELTGETTVEETYDRIFTVTSRVKFSVTKEDDGVPVDCIIDHPAAKDLLAQRHLEVLYKPEVKILVTYPEGLTREGDNLDLTCIAEGKPHPHQINWLRVDEDVPPHAVVTGSDLYIENLNKSYNGTYRCVASNAVGEAYDDYILYVYDAPTTIPTPTTNPVNTQDVLMCGPWRD